TTTGTATTATTTGGCGGAATGAACGTACTTGAATCAAAAGATTTAGCTTTTGAAATTGCAGAAACTTATGTTGATATTTGCAAACGCTTAGATATTCCTTATGTATTTAAAGCGAGTTTCGATAAAGCAAATCGTTCTAGTCTGCATTCATTCCGTGGTCCTGGACTTGAAAAAGGTATCGAATGGTTAGGTGATATTAAAAAACATTTTAATGTTCCTATCATTACTGATGTACATGAGCCATATCAAGCTGCACCTGTTGCAGAAGTAGCCGATATTATTCAGTTACCCGCATTCTTAAGTCGTCAAACTGATCTTGTTGAAGCGATGGCGAAAACACAGGCTATTATTAACATTAAGAAAGCCCAGTTTTTAGCACCTCATGAAATGCGTCATATCCTGCATAAATGTTTAGAAGCAGGAAACGACAAACTTATTCTTTGTGAACGTGGTTCGGCATTCGGGTATAACAATCTTGTTGTAGATATGCTCGGCTTTGACACCATGAAAGAAATGAATGTGCCAGTTTTCTTTGACGTGACACATGCGTTACAAACCCCTGGTGGTCGTTCTGACTCAGCAGGTGGTCGTCGTGCTCAGATTACAACTTTAGCACGCGCAGGAATGGCAACTGGTTTGGCTGGATTGTTCTTGGAAGCTCATCCAGACCCAGAACATGCAAAATGCGATGGACCTTGTGCATTGCGTATGTCGCAACTTGAACCATTCTTGGCACAAATAAAAGAATTGGATACTTTAGTTAAAGGATTCAAAAAGTTAGACACCCATTGAGTTGTTTTATAACCCTTACGCTGCTTTAACCGCAGCTCATATTCATTCAAAGAGGAATTGTTCATGAGCCAAATCGTTGACATTCGTGCACGTGAAATTTTGGACTCTCGTGGTAACCCAACCATCGAAGCAGACGTAATTTTAGAATCTGGGGTTGTTGGTCGTGCATGTGCACCATCTGGTGCTTCAACTGGTTCTCGTGAAGCTTTAGAACTTCGTGACGGTGATAAATCACGTTACTTAGGTAAAGGCGTTCGTACAGCAGTTAACAATGTAAACACATTGATTCGTGATGCTTTGTTGGGTAAATCAGTTTTTGAGCAAAAAGACATTGATAACACAATGATTGCGCTTGACGGTACTGAAAACAAAGAAAAATTAGGTGCTAACGCAACTTTGGCTGTTTCATTGGCTGCGGCGCGTGCTGCTGCTGAAGAAAAGAAACTTCCTCTTTTCCAATACATCGCAGATCTTCGTGGTCAAACAATTTTGACAATGCCTGTACCGATGATGAACATCTTAAATGGTGGTGAGCATGCGGACAACACTGTTGATATTCAAGAGTTCATGATCGAGCCTGTAGGTTTTACTTCATTTGCTGAAGCTTTACGTGCGGGTGCTGAAGTATTCCATTCTTTAAAATCAGTTTTAAAGAAACAAGGTTTGAATACTGCTGTCGGCGATGAAGGTGGTTTTGCTCCTAACTTACGTTCTAACGAAGAAGCAATTCAAATCATTTTACAGGCAATTGAATTGACTGGTTATAAAGCTGGTTCAGACATGATGCTTGCATTAGACTGCGCATCTTCAGAATTCTACAAAAACGGTCAATACGTTTTAGAAGGTGAAGGTAATCGTGCATTTACAAGCCATCAGTTTGCAGATTACTTAGCTGGTCTTGTAAATCAATATCCAATTATCTCGATCGAAGATGGTTTGGATGAATCTGATTGGGAAGGTTGGAGCTACTTGACTTCAATCCTTGGCGATAAAATCCAGTTGGTTGGTGATGACTTGTTCGTAACTAATCCTAAGATTTTACAACGTGGTATTGATGAGAAGGTTGGTAACTCAATCTTAATTAAATACAACCAGATCGGTACTTTAACTGAAACTTTAGATGCGATCTATCTTGCTAAGGCAAATGGTTATTCGACTGTTATTTCTCACCGTTCTGGTGAAACAGAAGATTCTACTATTGCTGACTTAGCAGTAGGTACAGCAGCTGGTCAAATCAAGACTGGTTCACTTTGCCGTTCTGACCGTGTTTCTAAGTACAACCAATTACTTCGTATTGAAGAATTGACTAAAGCTGCTTACCGCGGTAAAGCTGAGTTTAAAGGTTTAAACTAATCTTTAAATAAAAAGTTAAAATTAATTTTTTAACATTTTGAAGGTGCTTTTTTCTGTTTTTAATAGGAAATAGCACCTTTTTTATTATCCTAATCGGCGTGTTTTCAAAGATTCAGCCCAACTATGATGTTTGCAGCGGATACATTCTTGATCAATCTTGTTTAAAATTTTAGTTTCACCACATTTCATACATGAATAAAAAGTATTAAGTTTAAGTACATCGGCTTTACAGTAGGCGTCAGGGAATAATGGCAGGCCCCATCTGACATCTTCATCCTCATAATAAAGTAAGCTCAAAATGCCGTCGGATTCCAACAAAGCTGTTCTCACTTGCCCAAGATGTTCAACATTTTGCTGACGCATTTCCGAGAAAAATTCATCATGTGAATATGTTTGTTTCTGGAAATCTTTGTAGACTAAAAGACCTTCTTTAACTACACATAAAGCTTTCCCTTCCAGTAAATCCTCAATTTTTTTATTCTTCACCATGGCCCAGGTTACAAGTCGGTATAGAAAAAGAATAGCCATAAAAGCTACTAAAGCATGGGCAATAGGTAAGTCCTTAGTGAACATCGGGTCACCAGCGGCTGAACCTAAACATAAAATAATGGCAAGTTCAAAAAGTGAAAGCTGCCGAATTCCTCTTTTACCCGATAATCTTAAAAAACTGATAATAATAATAAACATTACAAAACATCGAACTAAAATTTCTAAAACAAAGTTCCAGGTCGTATCGCCGATGAAAATATTAAAAAAATCCATTTTTTTCTCCTTATTAAAATAGTTAGAAGAAATCCTTGTAAAATTTTTACCAAAGTAAAAAATAAAAAAATATACATTTTAAGTAGTTATTAGTTAAAAATTAGAAATATATGTGATTTTGTATGAATCTCACGTTGAAAAAAGATTTATGAAGGAAGTTGTAAAGTTGTGCGAGATAATATTTGCAAGAGAGCGGGGGAAGCATTAGAAACTCTATTCCAAAGCGTGCTTTCTTATTGTTAGATAAATTAAGCGGAATAACGGTGCAGGCTATAAATATGGTAGATCATAAGAATAAGAAGATCGATTAATGACAATCAGAGGTATAAGGGATCGCGTCTAAACGTGTCTGAAAAATAGAAGAGTTCATAACGTTTTCATACATTTGCTGATATGTTTTTTTGTGATCTTCTATGTTGTGATAATCGATAATTTCTTGGAGTTTATCTTTATATTCTATATGTCCAGCATGGAACATTGCTGCGTAGTGGCCCCATAAAGCATATTGATATCTCAAAGCAGCTTTGGGGATTAAATTTATCTCATTTAAGTAACTATTAGCGGTTTTTTCATAACATGCTTTTATTTCATGAGCATCTTTTTTCATTTTACTCAAGAAAATACATTGCATCTCTTGTAGCTTTGAACTTTCTGTTTTAGTGAGTATTTTTTCTGTGACGATATAAGCCTCATTTAGACAACCTAAATGTACAAGTATTTTACGTTTAGTTTTTAAAATATTTAAGTTGTCATCACTAGATGGCATCTTTTTTAATAAAGTTTTTAATTTTAAATGAGCTGTGGCTTGGTCTTGTTTAGTATTTAGTCCATAAATAATATCATTATATTCATATATATAAGTGTTAATTGGTTTATATTGCTTTTGAATATCCTCCATATAAATTATTTTTGATGGACTATCATCTGTAGGATTATTACAAGCACTTAAACCTATGCTTACTAAAGAAAATACTAAAACTTTATACACTACAACTTATACCTTTATTCTCTTTTATGAGATTTGAGAAGAATAATAAAATATAAAAGAAAATACTGTTTAGTTTGTTATTTTTGAGTTAGTCCTAAGACTATTCTAAACATTGTATTCATTAATCTGAGGAGTAATAAATTTAAAAGATCTGGGGATTAAGCAAGTTTGGTAGGGAATGAGGGATATAAATAATTAGAAATATTGATAATTTTTTCTACATAAATAGGAATAATTATTAATATATTGTTGATAACAATTATCGTTCGTGTTAGTTTTTGTGCCGAACTTTTGCTGTTATGTAACAAATAAAAAGCAGTAAAAGACTAGGGATCTCGCACAGCACACTCGTTATTATGGAATTTTCTTATGTACACTTCGCCCTTTGGAAAAGTATTTAGAGCTCATCCTTTAGCATTTGCTATGGCTTTAACTGTTCCTTCATTT
This genomic stretch from Acinetobacter pittii harbors:
- the kdsA gene encoding 3-deoxy-8-phosphooctulonate synthase, with product MSQLKPQEVVRLGDIQMANHLPFVLFGGMNVLESKDLAFEIAETYVDICKRLDIPYVFKASFDKANRSSLHSFRGPGLEKGIEWLGDIKKHFNVPIITDVHEPYQAAPVAEVADIIQLPAFLSRQTDLVEAMAKTQAIINIKKAQFLAPHEMRHILHKCLEAGNDKLILCERGSAFGYNNLVVDMLGFDTMKEMNVPVFFDVTHALQTPGGRSDSAGGRRAQITTLARAGMATGLAGLFLEAHPDPEHAKCDGPCALRMSQLEPFLAQIKELDTLVKGFKKLDTH
- the eno gene encoding phosphopyruvate hydratase; the encoded protein is MSQIVDIRAREILDSRGNPTIEADVILESGVVGRACAPSGASTGSREALELRDGDKSRYLGKGVRTAVNNVNTLIRDALLGKSVFEQKDIDNTMIALDGTENKEKLGANATLAVSLAAARAAAEEKKLPLFQYIADLRGQTILTMPVPMMNILNGGEHADNTVDIQEFMIEPVGFTSFAEALRAGAEVFHSLKSVLKKQGLNTAVGDEGGFAPNLRSNEEAIQIILQAIELTGYKAGSDMMLALDCASSEFYKNGQYVLEGEGNRAFTSHQFADYLAGLVNQYPIISIEDGLDESDWEGWSYLTSILGDKIQLVGDDLFVTNPKILQRGIDEKVGNSILIKYNQIGTLTETLDAIYLAKANGYSTVISHRSGETEDSTIADLAVGTAAGQIKTGSLCRSDRVSKYNQLLRIEELTKAAYRGKAEFKGLN
- a CDS encoding DUF421 domain-containing protein yields the protein MDFFNIFIGDTTWNFVLEILVRCFVMFIIIISFLRLSGKRGIRQLSLFELAIILCLGSAAGDPMFTKDLPIAHALVAFMAILFLYRLVTWAMVKNKKIEDLLEGKALCVVKEGLLVYKDFQKQTYSHDEFFSEMRQQNVEHLGQVRTALLESDGILSLLYYEDEDVRWGLPLFPDAYCKADVLKLNTFYSCMKCGETKILNKIDQECIRCKHHSWAESLKTRRLG